GTGTCTTCAAGTCCAAGGAAATCAAGTCCACCAATTTCAAGCCGTTTAAGAAGTGGCGTGCGGCCATGGACCGCTACATCAAGCAGGCCAAGAAGAAAGAAGGCCCCTGCACCGCCACCAAGCTCAATGGCTGCCACTACAAGCACTGGATGGACTACCTGGAAAAGATCAAGAGCCTCGACAAAATGACTCAGATCAAAAAGGTCAACCGCTACATGAATCAGCGGCGCTACATCACCGACCCGAAAAACTGGGGCAAGAAGGATTTCTGGGCCACGCCGGGCGAATTCCTGGACAAGCGCGGCGATTGCGAGGACTACTCCATCGCTAAATACATGTCCCTCAAGAAGCTGGGCTTCGACGAGATGTCCTTGCGCATCATCGCGGTCAAGGACCAGAACCTCAAGGTCGGCCACGCCATCCTCGGCGTCTATCTTGATGGCAAAATTTACATCCTCGACAACCAGGTCAAACAGGTCACCGAGGACAAGAGTATCCGCCACTACAAGCCGGTGTTCTCCATTAACGAGAAAGCCTGGTGGCGGCATCGCGGCTGATTATTCGGCGATTTTCCGATCCGATCAATTGTCGTGATGAATCAGCGTCCCGACCCCGTGGGCGGTAAAGGTCTCCAACAGCAACGCATGGGGCACCCGACCATCGAGAATGACCGCGGCGCTGACACCGTTCTTCAAGGCATCAAGACAGGTTTCCACCTTGGGGATCATGCCGCCATGGATGGTGCCGTCGGCGATCATGGATTTGGCCTGCGAGACCGAGATGGTTGGCATCAACTCGCCGTCCTTACCCAGGACCCCGGGCACGTCGGTGAGCATCAACAAGCGTCGGGCATGCAGCGATCCGGCAATGGCTCCGGCGGCGGTATCGGCGTTGATATTGTAAGTTTCCCCCTTGGGGCCATGGCCGATGGGGGCGATGACCGGGATGATGTCGGTCTCTTCGAAGAAATCGAGGATATGCGGGGTGATCTCCGCCGGTTCGCCGACAAAACCCAGATCCAGCAGGCTCTCGATGTTGGATTCCGGGTCGCGGCGGGTGCGGTGCAGCTTGGTGGCCCGGATCAAATGGCCATCCTTGCCCG
The sequence above is drawn from the Magnetospira sp. QH-2 genome and encodes:
- a CDS encoding transglutaminase-like cysteine peptidase; translated protein: MMRVLFAAWIGLALLAGPGIMTSSAEAAAAEATKKTVTKKKTSDKSKKKWARAKPGVFKSKEIKSTNFKPFKKWRAAMDRYIKQAKKKEGPCTATKLNGCHYKHWMDYLEKIKSLDKMTQIKKVNRYMNQRRYITDPKNWGKKDFWATPGEFLDKRGDCEDYSIAKYMSLKKLGFDEMSLRIIAVKDQNLKVGHAILGVYLDGKIYILDNQVKQVTEDKSIRHYKPVFSINEKAWWRHRG
- the argB gene encoding acetylglutamate kinase, producing MTDSKPEKTHEEWLAQAATLSEALPFMRKYSGQSFVVKYGGHAMGDGELSQLFARDIVLMRQVGINPVVVHGGGPQIGKMLEKLKIASEFIDGLRVTDQATVDVVEMVLAGSINKQIVSAINEAGGFAVGLSGKDGHLIRATKLHRTRRDPESNIESLLDLGFVGEPAEITPHILDFFEETDIIPVIAPIGHGPKGETYNINADTAAGAIAGSLHARRLLMLTDVPGVLGKDGELMPTISVSQAKSMIADGTIHGGMIPKVETCLDALKNGVSAAVILDGRVPHALLLETFTAHGVGTLIHHDN